A stretch of the Arachis stenosperma cultivar V10309 chromosome 6, arast.V10309.gnm1.PFL2, whole genome shotgun sequence genome encodes the following:
- the LOC130933496 gene encoding probable serine/threonine-protein kinase PBL25 → MNCFPCFTSQKSKKSSSSKDFSPPPQEQEQVVARPPDIKKPKAEDINQVDTSNIKAHNFTFRELATATKNFRQEMLMGEGGFGRVYKGTIPATGQVVAVKQLDRNGMQGGSKEFLVEVLTLSLMSHENLVKLTGYCADGDQRLLVYEFMPAGSLEKRLLERGPEQPPLDWYVRMKIASDAAKGLWYLHDMANPPVIFRDLKSSNILLDNDNNAKLSDYGLAKLAGKDKMNIVPTRVMGTYGYSAPEYVRTGQLTLKSDVYSFGVVLLELITGRRAVDTTRPNDEQNLVSWAQPIFRDPKKYPEMADPLLKGKFPEKDLNQVVAIAAMCLQEESAARPLMSDVVTALSFLSTTPPPEANPQPEPEPEPEPETEPEPEPEPEPEPEPVPAPAPLSAARSAKSEASASVSGSGSDSGSDSGSYSQSQSQSDYDGSDGESDYYEEDEDKRSYSPQDSIQSREFYSKSSRKSSTRSSSRAHSDVTSNSEDERRGPSPRKASRKHLSQKISKKSSSKEKELGQNSSKKAASRKNRELKQKSSRNKDRELSQKSSKKKPSSSSKRRTGVGPEESKSRDEGEAMLSERSSREDISYGHDNQESSESIPFEYERSKEPSAIPPLPPTASTLT, encoded by the exons ATGAATTGCTTTCCGTGCTTCACTTCTCaaaaaagcaagaaaagcagtagCAGCAAGGATTTTTCTCCTCCTCCACAGGAACAGGAACAAGTTGTAGCAAGACCACCAG aTATAAAGAAACCAAAGGCAGAAGACATAAACCAAGTAGACACATCGAATATTAAAGCACACAATTTCACATTCCGTGAGCTAGCAACCGCAACAAAGAATTTCCGGCAAGAAATGTTGATGGGTGAAGGTGGCTTTGGCAGAGTCTACAAGGGCACAATCCCTGCAACCGGCCAG GTGGTAGCAGTGAAGCAACTGGACCGAAATGGAATGCAAGGAGGAAGCAAGGAATTTCTGGTTGAGGTTTTGACTCTAAGCCTCATGAGCCATGAGAATCTCGTCAAACTCACTGGTTATTGTGCCGATGGTGATCAACGTCTTTTGGTGTATGAATTCATGCCTGCTGGCTCTCTAGAAAAGCGCCTTCTCG AGCGGGGACCGGAGCAACCTCCATTAGATTGGTACGTGAGAATGAAGATAGCATCTGATGCGGCAAAAGGACTATGGTACTTGCACGACATGGCAAATCCCCCTGTCATATTCAGGGACTTGAAATCCTCCAACATCTTGCTGGACAATGATAACAATGCAAAGCTATCCGATTACGGACTTGCAAAACTTGCTGGTAAAGATAAGATGAACATTGTTCCTACCAGAGTTATGGGCACCTATGGTTATAGTGCCCCTGAATACGTAAGAACAGGTCAACTCACCTTGAAGTCAGATGTCTATAGTTTCGGTGTTGTCTTGCTAGAGCTCATAACTGGACGCCGCGCAGTTGACACCACTAGACCCAACGACGAGCAAAATTTAGTTTCATGG GCACAACCCATATTTAGAGACCCGAAAAAGTATCCAGAAATGGCAGATCCACTTCTGAAAGGCAAGTTTCCAGAGAAGGATCTGAATCAAGTTGTTGCAATAGCAGCCATGTGCCTACAGGAGGAATCAGCAGCGCGTCCTCTCATGAGTGATGTGGTGACTGCCCTCAGTTTTCTCTCAACAACTCCGCCTCCGGAGGCCAATCCTCAGCCTGAGCCTGAGCCTGAGCCTGAGCCTGAGACCGAGCCGGAGCCTGAGCCTGAGCCCGAGCCTGAGCCTGAGCCTGTCCCTGCCCCTGCCCCTCTTTCTGCTGCGCGGTCGGCCAAGAGTGAAGCATCCGCAAGTGTGAGTGGCAGCGGTAGTGACAGCGGAAGTGATAGTGGAAGCTACAGCCAGAGCCAGAGCCAGAGCGATTATGATGGATCTGATGGTGAATCAGACTACtatgaagaggatgaagataaaCGAAGCTACAGCCCACAAGATAGTATACAATCCAGGGAATTCTACTCCAAGTCAAGCCGCAAAAGCAGCACCAGATCATCGTCCAGGGCTCACAGCGATGTAACTTCGAATTCCGAAGATGAAAGGAGAGGACCATCCCCACGCAAAGCCAGTAGGAAACATTTAAGCCAGAAGATTAGCAAGAAGTCTTCCAGCAAGGAAAAAGAATTAGGCCAGAATAGCAGTAAGAAAGCTGCTTCTCGGAAGAACAGAGAATTAAAGCAGAAGAGTAGCAGAAACAAAGATAGAGAATTGAGCCAAAAGAGCAGTAAGAAAAAACCATCATCTTCTTCAAAGAGGAGAACCGGGGTGGGACCAGAGGAGTCAAAGTCAAGGGATGAAGGTGAAGCCATGCTTAGTGAGAGATCATCACGAGAGGATATATCTTACGGTCACGACAACCAAGAGAGTAGTGAGAGCATCCCATTCGAGTATGAACGCAGCAAGGAACCATCAGCTATCCCGCCATTGCCACCAACAGCAAGCACTCTCACATAA